In one Janibacter cremeus genomic region, the following are encoded:
- a CDS encoding L,D-transpeptidase family protein, translated as MLELQRQLSSLGYWLGTPDGGYGHLTTQAVMALQGSAGLGRDGLAGPRTLSALERGVRPPVHGGPANRIEVDLARQVLLVVRGGAVKYVLHTSTGSGERYISSQGTPAIATTRPGTFSVFRFVDGWDEAKLGTLYRPRYFNRGIAVHGLGSVPGYPASHGCARVSNPAMDLIWSQDLMPLGTTVVVH; from the coding sequence GTGCTCGAGCTGCAGCGGCAGCTGTCCTCCCTCGGGTACTGGCTGGGGACCCCCGACGGTGGCTACGGGCACCTGACGACCCAGGCCGTCATGGCGTTGCAGGGCTCCGCCGGCCTGGGCCGCGACGGCCTCGCCGGGCCGCGCACGCTGTCCGCGCTCGAGCGAGGCGTGCGGCCGCCCGTCCACGGTGGACCCGCCAACCGCATCGAGGTGGACCTCGCCCGCCAGGTGCTGCTCGTCGTCCGCGGCGGCGCCGTGAAGTACGTCCTGCACACGAGCACCGGCTCGGGGGAGCGGTACATCTCCTCGCAGGGCACACCTGCCATCGCGACCACGCGGCCCGGGACGTTCTCGGTCTTCCGCTTCGTCGACGGGTGGGACGAGGCCAAGCTGGGCACGCTCTACCGGCCGCGCTACTTCAACCGGGGCATCGCCGTCCACGGCCTCGGGTCGGTCCCGGGCTACCCCGCCTCGCACGGGTGCGCGCGCGTGAGCAATCCGGCCATGGACCTGATCTGGTCGCAGGACCTCATGCCCCTCGGGACCACCGTCGTCGTGCACTGA
- the cydC gene encoding thiol reductant ABC exporter subunit CydC, protein MIRPLRLTPGLLVAGLLGGVATASGIALTTTSGWLIVRADEGPQIMLLLTAIVAVRTFGLARPVFRYWERLRSHDAALADLAEARTRTYADLVPLTPARLGSRGRADVLTGVVDDLTDVVEASVRVTVPALSALLAGVGAAVLTVLVDARVGLTLAAMLLATAGVAVLADRLEARSQARVLAARAEVARVAQLTTDHADELRSIGGTDTATGWLRTAHEALRDSVARQSRGRSLSAAAVLVITGAATLASAAFAATSTASDPVRALLVLAPVAVGETLGVLTDATRALARARACAERLDDLRNRVPAVTDPAGADPLRVEGIPRLRLSGLTAGWHPGRTDIGPLDLTIGPGERIAITGPNGSGKSTLLAVLARHLDPTAGSYTVDGTDVTKAPLEDVRALFALVDDEPHVLAGSLRANLALAAPEADDAQLVSALRRAGLGGWLDDLPDGLDTRLGAGGTGVSGGERTRLSIARAIASGRPVILLDEPVAHLDHPTATAVITDLLEHAGDRSVVMVTHHGVGLERMDRIVTTTSEGRTSHAEARIPG, encoded by the coding sequence GTGATCCGCCCCCTTCGCCTCACGCCCGGGCTGCTCGTCGCCGGCCTCCTCGGCGGGGTCGCGACCGCCTCCGGCATCGCGCTCACGACCACCTCCGGGTGGCTCATCGTGCGCGCCGACGAGGGCCCGCAGATCATGCTGCTGCTCACGGCGATCGTCGCGGTGCGCACCTTCGGCCTGGCGCGGCCGGTCTTCCGGTACTGGGAGCGGCTGCGCAGCCATGACGCCGCCCTGGCCGACCTCGCCGAGGCGCGTACCCGCACCTATGCCGATCTCGTCCCGCTCACCCCCGCCCGGCTCGGCTCGCGCGGCCGCGCCGACGTCCTCACCGGCGTGGTCGACGACCTGACCGACGTCGTCGAGGCGTCCGTGCGCGTCACGGTCCCGGCGCTGTCCGCCCTGCTCGCGGGGGTCGGGGCGGCGGTGCTCACCGTGCTCGTCGACGCCCGGGTCGGTCTGACGCTCGCGGCGATGCTCCTGGCCACGGCCGGCGTCGCCGTCCTCGCCGACCGCCTCGAGGCACGCTCCCAGGCACGGGTCCTCGCAGCCCGCGCCGAGGTCGCCCGGGTGGCCCAGCTGACCACCGACCACGCCGACGAGCTGCGCTCCATCGGCGGCACCGACACCGCCACCGGGTGGTTGCGCACCGCGCACGAGGCGTTGCGCGACAGCGTTGCCCGTCAGTCCCGCGGCCGCTCGCTCAGCGCCGCCGCCGTGCTCGTGATCACCGGGGCGGCGACCCTGGCGAGCGCGGCCTTCGCCGCCACCTCGACGGCGAGCGACCCGGTCCGCGCCCTCCTCGTCCTCGCCCCCGTCGCCGTCGGCGAGACGCTCGGTGTCCTCACCGACGCCACCCGTGCGCTCGCCCGGGCCCGCGCCTGCGCGGAGCGCCTCGACGACCTGCGCAACCGGGTCCCGGCCGTGACCGACCCGGCCGGGGCGGACCCCCTTCGCGTGGAAGGGATCCCGCGGCTGCGGCTGAGCGGGCTCACCGCGGGCTGGCACCCCGGGCGCACCGACATCGGGCCGCTCGACCTCACCATCGGCCCCGGCGAGCGGATCGCGATCACCGGGCCGAACGGCAGCGGCAAGTCCACCCTCCTGGCGGTCCTCGCCCGCCACCTCGACCCGACGGCGGGCAGCTACACGGTCGACGGCACCGACGTCACGAAGGCCCCGTTGGAGGACGTGCGGGCACTCTTCGCCCTCGTCGACGACGAGCCGCACGTCCTCGCGGGCAGCCTCCGCGCCAACCTGGCCCTCGCCGCCCCCGAGGCCGACGACGCGCAGCTGGTCTCCGCCCTTCGCCGGGCAGGTCTCGGTGGGTGGCTCGACGACCTCCCCGACGGCCTCGACACCCGGCTGGGCGCCGGCGGCACCGGCGTCTCCGGGGGCGAGCGGACGAGGCTGTCGATCGCCCGCGCCATCGCCAGCGGTCGGCCGGTCATCCTGCTCGACGAGCCGGTCGCCCACCTCGACCACCCGACCGCCACGGCGGTCATCACCGACCTGCTCGAGCACGCGGGCGACCGCTCGGTGGTCATGGTGACCCACCACGGCGTCGGTCTGGAGCGGATGGACCGCATCGTGACCACGACGAGCGAAGGGAGGACCAGCCATGCCGAAGCACGCATCCCTGGGTGA